The following are from one region of the Pocillopora verrucosa isolate sample1 chromosome 3, ASM3666991v2, whole genome shotgun sequence genome:
- the LOC136279763 gene encoding microfibril-associated glycoprotein 4-like has translation MAMKNHVIKSVEVPNEGSCRVMCYMEPNCVSINVGPVTGGSQKCDLNNATEENHASFLLVNNPGYAYLAIENPCSSSPCLNSGTCQAGFTYKGFRCVCWERFTGETCQISEVKRNCSEIYKSAGKPTDGVYTIKPDNLPAFDVFCDQTTAGGGWTVFQKRLDNSVNFYRYWNDYKRGFGDLKSEFWLGLDKIHRLTSDNNSMLRVDLEDFEGNTAYAEYNLFGVMSEKDKYKLILGSYSGTSGDSLAIHRGMPFTTKDQDNDHHGGKNCANKFKGAWWYKNCHQSNLNGLYLSGNHSSYANGVNWKDWKGYYYSLKRTEMKIRPVDF, from the exons atggccatgaaaaatcacgtgatcaaaagtGTAGAGGTGCCAAACGAGGGGAGCTGCAGAGTaatgtgttatatggagcctaattgtgtgtccatcaatgttGGACCTGTTACAGGAGGAAGCCAAAAATGCGATTTGAATAACGCCACGGAGGAAAACCATGCTTCATTTCTTCTCGTGAACAATCCAGGCTACGCTtatcttgcaatcgag aatccatgcagcagcAGCCCATGCTTAAACAGTGGCACCTGTCAGGCTGGATTCACCtataaaggttttcgttgtgtctGTTGGGAAAGATTCACTGGAGAAACCTGCCAAATCAGTGAAG tcaaaagaaactgctCAGAAATCTACAAGTCCGCAGGTAAACCAACTGACGGTGTGTACaccattaaacctgataatttgcctgcctttgatgtattctgtgaccaaacaacagccgGTGGTGGTTGGACAGTGTTCCAGAAGAGACTGGACAACTCGGTTAATTTCTACCGCTACTGGAACGACTACAAACGTGGCTTTGGTGACCTGAAAAGTGAGTTTTGgttgggactggacaagattcaccggCTGACCTCAGATAATAACAGCATGTTGCGTGTGGACTTGGAggactttgaagggaacacaGCATATGCCGagtataacttgtttggtgttatgagtgagaaagacaagtacaagctgaTCCTTGGTTCCTATTCAG GAACTTCTGGTGACTCTCTTGCTATACATCGCGGTATGCCATTCACCActaaagatcaagataatgaccATCATGGAGGTAAAAACTGCGCCAATAagttcaaaggagcctggtggtacaagAATTGTCACCAAtcaaatctcaatggtttaTATCTTAGTGGCAATCACTCCTCCTATGCTAATGGAGTGAACTGGAAAGACTGGAAAGGATATTATTACTCCCTCaagagaaccgagatgaaaataagaccagtggatttctga